A single region of the Thermotoga profunda AZM34c06 genome encodes:
- a CDS encoding RtcB family protein has protein sequence MDIKRLDRFIFQIKGMNIDAVVYTDQETINDPEFKEALQQIVNVTYMPGIVAAIAMPDIHWGYGFPIGGVGVFSAENGVISPGGIGFDINCGVRLLLTSASDSEVKVVLEKLLQQIYKTVPVGVGASGAIKVDEKTLRQICVDGAHWAVEKGFGTKQDLNRIEDTGRLSPADPNHVSKKAFERGLDELSTLGAGNHFIEIQKVDQIFDEKVAQAFGIFEDQITISIHCGSRGFGHQIATDYIQIMRDKLSAHNKNLPDKQLINAPFNHVIGQQYFNAMNCAANYAFANRQMISDMIRKSFEKILPGHKVWLLYDVAHNIAKLEDYGQKVIVHRKGATRSLGPGNTMLSDEFIKTGQPVLIPGSMGSASYVLVGTKKAEQISYASTAHGAGRVLGRKAALRNLSYDKVLKQLKEKGIMTISKEKKTLVEEAPETYKDVERVVEIVDQIGISKKVARLIPLGVVKG, from the coding sequence ATGGATATTAAACGCCTCGATCGTTTCATATTTCAAATAAAAGGAATGAACATCGATGCCGTTGTCTACACAGATCAAGAAACGATCAATGATCCAGAATTCAAAGAAGCTTTACAACAAATAGTAAATGTGACATACATGCCAGGTATAGTTGCTGCGATAGCAATGCCAGATATCCATTGGGGTTATGGGTTTCCAATCGGAGGAGTTGGAGTTTTCTCTGCTGAAAATGGAGTTATATCACCTGGAGGTATTGGATTCGACATAAATTGCGGTGTGAGACTTCTGTTGACTTCAGCAAGTGATAGTGAAGTGAAAGTCGTTCTTGAAAAATTACTCCAGCAAATCTACAAAACCGTACCGGTAGGTGTAGGTGCAAGTGGGGCTATCAAAGTTGATGAAAAAACATTACGTCAGATTTGTGTAGATGGTGCACATTGGGCTGTTGAAAAAGGTTTCGGAACAAAACAGGATCTAAACAGGATTGAGGATACAGGAAGATTGAGCCCGGCCGATCCAAATCATGTATCAAAAAAAGCCTTTGAAAGAGGACTTGATGAATTGAGTACACTTGGAGCGGGTAATCATTTCATAGAGATACAGAAAGTCGATCAAATCTTTGACGAAAAAGTAGCACAGGCATTCGGAATCTTTGAAGATCAAATAACAATCTCTATACACTGTGGTAGTCGTGGCTTTGGACATCAAATTGCGACCGATTATATTCAGATTATGCGTGATAAATTATCTGCTCATAACAAAAACTTACCCGATAAACAATTGATAAATGCTCCGTTTAACCACGTTATTGGGCAACAGTACTTTAATGCTATGAACTGCGCAGCAAATTATGCTTTTGCCAATAGGCAAATGATATCTGATATGATAAGGAAAAGTTTTGAAAAAATTCTTCCCGGACACAAGGTCTGGCTGCTGTACGATGTAGCACACAATATAGCAAAACTCGAAGATTATGGACAAAAGGTTATAGTCCATCGCAAAGGAGCTACAAGATCGTTAGGTCCGGGAAATACCATGCTATCAGATGAATTCATCAAAACTGGGCAACCCGTTCTAATACCTGGGAGTATGGGTAGTGCGTCATATGTTCTTGTTGGAACCAAGAAAGCGGAACAGATTTCATACGCAAGTACAGCACATGGTGCAGGTAGAGTCTTGGGTAGAAAAGCAGCACTACGGAATTTGAGTTACGATAAAGTTTTGAAACAACTCAAAGAAAAAGGAATAATGACGATAAGCAAAGAGAAAAAGACATTGGTTGAAGAAGCTCCAGAGACTTATAAAGATGTAGAGAGAGTTGTTGAAATCGTGGATCAAATTGGTATATCGAAAAAAGTTGCACGCTTGATACCATTGGGTGTGGTAAAAGGATGA
- a CDS encoding MFS transporter: MKFYLNLEGVASTLYTLLTQGAVFTGLALAFGLDEFLIGVSAAFPMIAQAFQVVSPVIMRKFPRRRFLTNLFNILSRSPWILLMIFLLVPNRTPAIFVTIFAFSQIFGTLAGNAWTSLVRDLISEEERGTFFGRRNIYISLVTLVAFYGYSLLIEKFRDPLGYEIVIGIGMVGMLISLWSLKKVPEVPLKSSGALIETKVVFQDYNFMKLCLFYLIWNAVIAFTSPFYSYHLLKNLNVPFSYIGITTVINSLVAMAFYNIWGKLSDKYGHKTIAVLGIIMACYVSPLWILMNQYTWKYLMIVDVIMSGIAWSAINLTFLTLPMEVAHSSSPAYFAMYSTFGGIGGLIGAVLGGATAKALSPVSFSILGIPIVGVQIMFFTASFLRAFTLKFILRVKTKRYVPVRRLIVSALSYISRGEIPRMNGTDIYDISRMIKRKVEETQIKEEKQWRVKRWW; encoded by the coding sequence ATGAAGTTTTATTTGAATCTCGAAGGTGTAGCATCTACACTCTATACACTTCTCACCCAAGGTGCTGTTTTCACAGGTCTCGCTCTGGCATTTGGACTTGATGAATTTCTCATCGGTGTGAGTGCCGCGTTTCCAATGATTGCCCAAGCCTTTCAGGTCGTTTCACCAGTGATAATGAGAAAATTTCCAAGACGTAGGTTTTTGACGAATCTTTTCAATATTCTTTCGAGATCTCCGTGGATATTGCTGATGATATTCTTACTCGTTCCAAATAGAACCCCAGCCATTTTCGTGACAATCTTTGCCTTTTCCCAGATCTTTGGAACTCTTGCCGGAAATGCTTGGACGTCTTTGGTCCGCGATTTGATTTCAGAGGAAGAAAGAGGTACGTTTTTCGGCAGAAGAAATATTTATATCTCTCTTGTGACACTCGTAGCTTTTTATGGTTATTCTCTGCTTATTGAGAAATTTCGCGATCCACTTGGCTATGAGATCGTGATCGGCATCGGTATGGTGGGAATGCTCATCTCTTTATGGTCTTTGAAAAAAGTTCCTGAAGTACCTCTCAAGAGTTCTGGTGCTTTGATAGAAACCAAGGTAGTTTTTCAAGACTACAATTTCATGAAACTATGTTTGTTCTATCTGATTTGGAATGCAGTGATAGCTTTTACTTCTCCTTTCTACAGTTATCATTTATTAAAGAATTTGAATGTACCATTTTCATATATAGGCATCACAACGGTGATCAACAGTCTTGTTGCTATGGCTTTCTACAACATCTGGGGAAAACTTTCAGATAAATATGGTCACAAAACAATAGCAGTCCTTGGAATCATCATGGCTTGCTATGTTTCTCCCTTATGGATTCTGATGAACCAATATACTTGGAAATATTTGATGATTGTCGATGTCATCATGTCTGGAATAGCTTGGTCTGCTATAAACCTTACCTTTTTGACATTACCAATGGAAGTTGCTCACAGCTCTTCTCCAGCTTATTTTGCCATGTACTCGACATTCGGTGGTATTGGTGGACTGATTGGAGCAGTTCTGGGTGGTGCCACTGCTAAGGCACTATCCCCGGTGAGTTTTTCAATCCTGGGGATTCCGATAGTTGGGGTACAGATAATGTTTTTCACAGCCAGTTTTCTGAGGGCTTTTACATTGAAGTTTATATTGAGAGTCAAGACAAAAAGGTATGTGCCAGTTAGGAGACTTATAGTCAGTGCCTTATCATATATTTCGCGAGGCGAGATACCGAGAATGAATGGAACTGATATTTACGATATAAGCAGAATGATAAAGCGAAAGGTTGAAGAAACACAGATAAAGGAGGAAAAACAATGGCGAGTGAAAAGATGGTGGTAA
- a CDS encoding SoxR reducing system RseC family protein → MASEKMVVIQIKDSTVILAKERTSMCGKCPANMFCTGEKQTVSLEVDKAQFDLKVGDQVLVKTPATSGTKIAFVVYTIPTILFVVSLLITTSFLSETISFVISVSAVACYYLLLRLYDKKFRKKFRPQIIQILRD, encoded by the coding sequence ATGGCGAGTGAAAAGATGGTGGTAATTCAAATAAAAGATTCAACGGTGATACTCGCAAAGGAAAGAACATCGATGTGCGGAAAATGTCCGGCTAACATGTTCTGTACAGGAGAGAAACAGACGGTGAGCTTGGAGGTAGACAAAGCACAATTTGACCTCAAGGTAGGAGATCAAGTACTGGTTAAAACACCAGCAACAAGTGGTACCAAGATCGCTTTTGTGGTTTATACTATACCCACTATATTGTTTGTCGTGTCTCTCCTGATTACGACATCCTTTCTCTCGGAAACTATCTCTTTTGTCATATCTGTATCAGCTGTCGCATGTTATTATCTGTTACTCAGACTTTATGACAAAAAGTTCAGAAAGAAATTCCGGCCACAGATTATCCAAATTCTTCGCGATTAA
- a CDS encoding ferritin-like domain-containing protein, whose translation MVSMNDLISIAIQIEANGYVFYDNLAKDQQNQKLKEFFTRLADQERVHQQFFKNLTERIEHSTSISSWIEDEVSGYLKSFAEVSIFPAMEKSKQELTFKQALDIAINVEKDSIIFYSELLKYISDEKKIIETIINEEKKHLIDLLTVNREEFG comes from the coding sequence ATGGTATCCATGAACGACTTGATCTCAATTGCCATACAGATTGAGGCAAATGGTTATGTGTTCTACGACAATCTTGCAAAGGATCAACAAAATCAGAAACTCAAAGAATTTTTCACCAGACTGGCAGATCAAGAGAGAGTGCATCAGCAATTTTTCAAAAATCTCACTGAGCGGATTGAACATTCTACTTCAATTTCCAGTTGGATCGAGGACGAAGTGAGTGGCTATTTGAAAAGTTTTGCAGAAGTGTCAATCTTCCCAGCTATGGAGAAATCAAAACAAGAATTGACTTTTAAACAAGCACTCGATATAGCTATAAATGTAGAAAAAGACAGTATCATCTTTTACTCGGAGCTATTGAAATACATTAGTGATGAGAAAAAAATCATCGAAACTATTATAAACGAAGAGAAAAAACATTTGATAGATTTACTCACTGTTAATCGCGAAGAATTTGGATAA
- a CDS encoding 2-oxoacid:acceptor oxidoreductase subunit alpha codes for MGERVLMQGNEACALGAIRGGCRFYAGYPITPSSEIAETMARELPKVGGVFIQMEDEIASAAAIIGASLAGAKSMTATSGPGFSLMQEAIGYAVMAETPCVFVNVMRGGPSTGLPTQPAQGDIMQARWGTHGDHEIIALYPWSVGETYKLIIKAFNYAEYYRTPVIFLMDEVLGHMRETFELPDDKEVKILPRLTESELSEEEIYTPFSEQDFAEPTPTPLIEMGRARFHVSGLVHDESGFPQASFEISDKLVRRLSNKIRIHADQIAMYDEYMTDDAEILVVAYGSVARSAIKAVKIARQDKIKVGLFRPITIWPVAATRLKKLLTQVDGVVFAEMNLGQYAKEVLSLTKKNLKVKIVTKVGGRLITPEEILEGINSLQTEMIEF; via the coding sequence ATGGGTGAAAGAGTATTGATGCAAGGAAATGAAGCTTGTGCGCTTGGAGCTATAAGAGGTGGATGTAGATTCTATGCCGGATATCCAATAACTCCTTCTTCGGAAATTGCAGAGACTATGGCAAGGGAATTACCGAAGGTGGGAGGAGTATTCATTCAAATGGAGGATGAAATAGCAAGTGCTGCAGCTATTATAGGTGCATCTCTTGCTGGTGCTAAATCTATGACGGCTACCAGTGGACCGGGTTTCAGTTTAATGCAAGAAGCGATCGGTTATGCTGTAATGGCGGAAACACCGTGTGTTTTTGTAAATGTAATGCGAGGAGGACCTTCTACAGGGCTTCCAACCCAACCAGCTCAGGGAGATATAATGCAAGCGAGATGGGGTACACATGGCGATCATGAAATAATCGCTTTATATCCATGGAGTGTCGGTGAAACCTATAAACTCATCATAAAAGCCTTTAACTATGCAGAGTATTACCGTACACCTGTTATTTTCCTGATGGATGAAGTCTTAGGGCACATGAGAGAGACTTTTGAATTACCTGACGATAAGGAAGTGAAAATCCTTCCCAGATTAACAGAAAGTGAATTGTCAGAAGAGGAAATTTATACACCATTTTCCGAACAGGATTTTGCAGAGCCAACACCGACACCACTTATAGAAATGGGTAGAGCACGGTTTCATGTTTCAGGCCTTGTGCACGACGAATCTGGTTTTCCACAGGCGAGTTTCGAGATCAGTGATAAATTGGTGAGACGATTGTCCAATAAGATTAGAATCCATGCCGACCAAATAGCCATGTATGATGAATATATGACAGATGATGCTGAGATTCTTGTTGTGGCATATGGTTCAGTTGCGAGAAGTGCCATTAAAGCTGTCAAGATAGCAAGACAAGATAAAATCAAAGTAGGACTTTTCAGACCTATAACGATCTGGCCAGTAGCTGCCACGAGGTTGAAAAAACTTTTGACACAGGTTGATGGGGTAGTTTTTGCGGAAATGAACTTGGGTCAGTACGCAAAAGAAGTGCTCTCCCTGACAAAGAAAAATCTAAAGGTCAAGATTGTCACTAAAGTGGGTGGAAGATTAATTACTCCAGAGGAAATTTTGGAAGGGATCAATTCATTGCAAACAGAAATGATAGAGTTTTAG
- a CDS encoding 4Fe-4S dicluster domain-containing protein has translation MKKQYDVKINYSWCKKCGICYHFCPTGAIAKGELLKPIVADAAKCIGCLMCENLCPDFAIVIEEKLPVQESVQNG, from the coding sequence ATGAAAAAGCAGTATGATGTGAAGATAAATTATTCTTGGTGTAAAAAATGTGGTATATGTTACCACTTTTGTCCAACGGGTGCGATTGCAAAAGGTGAATTACTAAAGCCAATTGTAGCTGATGCTGCAAAGTGTATAGGTTGTCTAATGTGCGAGAACCTGTGTCCAGATTTTGCAATAGTCATCGAGGAAAAATTGCCTGTACAGGAGAGTGTTCAAAATGGGTGA
- a CDS encoding sodium ion-translocating decarboxylase subunit beta produces the protein MLEGLTAFFKQSAFGYVTVGNVIMYFVALVLLYIAIKKDAEPLLLIPIAFGIILGNIPPQLTNILDEGGLLWYLNIGVIKGIYPPLIFLGIGALTDFSFMISYPITIFLGGAAQIGIFITFILAKTFGFTLKQAASIGVIGGADGPTSIYISSRFSPELLSAIAIAAYSYIALIPILQPIVSKILTTKEERKIRMGPPRKVSKTERILFPIIVTVVSAILVPQSLSLVGMLMLGNILREAGNVKRLVEAASRYILDTVTVILMVCVGASARADVFLKPQSLMIFGLGAFAFICSLAGGIMFAKFMNLFLKEKINPLIGAAGVSAVPDSARVAQKLAQEVDPTNFILMHAMSPNVAGVIGSAVAAGVFLSLIK, from the coding sequence ATGTTAGAAGGTTTGACAGCTTTTTTCAAACAGTCTGCATTTGGTTATGTCACTGTTGGAAACGTCATTATGTATTTCGTCGCACTTGTATTGCTATACATCGCGATAAAAAAAGATGCCGAACCTTTACTCTTGATTCCTATAGCGTTTGGGATTATTTTGGGAAATATCCCACCGCAACTGACCAATATTCTTGACGAAGGTGGATTACTTTGGTACTTAAACATAGGAGTAATAAAAGGTATTTACCCTCCATTGATATTTCTTGGTATAGGTGCTCTGACAGATTTCTCATTCATGATTTCCTATCCAATAACGATATTTTTGGGTGGAGCAGCACAGATAGGAATTTTCATAACGTTCATCCTTGCAAAAACTTTTGGTTTCACCCTGAAGCAAGCGGCCTCGATAGGTGTCATTGGGGGAGCAGATGGACCCACTTCCATATATATATCAAGTCGTTTTTCTCCTGAACTTCTTTCAGCAATTGCAATTGCTGCCTATTCATATATCGCGTTGATACCAATTTTGCAGCCAATCGTCTCGAAAATTCTTACCACGAAAGAAGAAAGAAAGATAAGAATGGGGCCACCAAGAAAGGTTTCCAAGACAGAGAGAATACTTTTTCCAATAATTGTAACTGTGGTTTCCGCGATTCTTGTGCCACAATCTTTGTCGCTGGTTGGTATGCTGATGCTCGGAAATATTTTAAGAGAAGCCGGTAATGTGAAAAGACTTGTTGAAGCAGCCAGCAGATACATCCTTGACACAGTAACAGTTATTCTAATGGTTTGTGTAGGTGCTTCTGCGCGTGCAGATGTCTTTCTAAAACCTCAGAGTTTAATGATATTTGGTCTTGGTGCTTTTGCATTTATCTGCTCACTTGCGGGGGGTATCATGTTTGCGAAGTTTATGAATTTGTTCCTCAAGGAAAAAATCAATCCATTGATCGGAGCCGCCGGGGTTTCGGCCGTTCCAGATTCTGCAAGAGTTGCTCAGAAGTTGGCGCAAGAAGTTGATCCAACCAATTTCATACTCATGCATGCGATGAGCCCAAATGTAGCTGGTGTTATTGGTTCGGCGGTTGCAGCTGGTGTATTTTTATCTTTGATCAAATAG